The DNA region AGGTCAATACTTGAGGCTTGCACGAACCTCGTTTCACTTCTAGCATGCCTGGCAAGGGTTGAAAGGTTCTCACTAAGTTGCCAAACTTTGTGTCACTATATACGCGTTCACGTGGGCAGTCACGGGATGCAAGAATGAATAAAAAAGCCCATCGCGATGAGTACGACAAGACCAGGATCCCAGCTCCAGCTATCATCAGAGCCCCAAGGCCCTTACCAGCGCTACTACAGGAAGACGATATGTCGACTTACGATCAGGTGGAAATCGAGGACATGACGTTCGACCCCGACACGCAGACGTTCACGTACCCGTGCCCATGTGGAGACAAATTCCAAATTTATATCGATGACATGTATGACGGCGAGGAGATCGCTGTGTGCCCTAGCTGCTCGCTGATGATACAGGTAATTTTCGAGCGCGAGGACCTCGAAGAGTACTACCAAGAGGCGGGTACCGCGC from Lachancea thermotolerans CBS 6340 chromosome C complete sequence includes:
- the KTI11 gene encoding Kti11p (highly similar to uniprot|Q3E840 Saccharomyces cerevisiae YBL071W-A KTI11 Protein required along with Dph1p Dph2p Jjj3p and Dph5p for synthesis of diphthamide which is a modified histidine residue of translation elongation factor 2 (Eft1p or Eft2p) may act in a complex with Dph1p and Dph2p), translating into MNKKAHRDEYDKTRIPAPAIIRAPRPLPALLQEDDMSTYDQVEIEDMTFDPDTQTFTYPCPCGDKFQIYIDDMYDGEEIAVCPSCSLMIQVIFEREDLEEYYQEAGTAPPEPVSVAA